ATGTGCTCGGAGATGACCGAGGTGCCCTGGGCCACGCTCAGGAGCACCATGAGCTGCGCCTGCATGTCCGTGGGGAAGCCGGGGTGTTCGGTGGTCGTCACATCCACCGGGCGGAGGGTCTCCGGGGCCTTGCAGCGCACCCCGCCGTTCTCGGTGGTGACGGTGCACCCGGCCTCGCGCAGCTTGAGCACCACCGCCTCCATGTGCTCGGGCACCGCGTGCTTCACCAGCACGTCGCCGCCGCTGATGGCCGCCGCCACCAGCAGGGTGCCCGCCTCGATGCGGTCCGGCAGGATGGCGTGCTCCACCGGGTTCAGGCGGTCCACCCCGTCGATGGTGATGACGGAGGTGCCCGCGCCCTCGATGCGCGCACCCATCTTGACGAGCACCCGGGCCAGCTCCTCCACCTCGGGCTCGCGCGCGCAGTTCTCCAGCACCGTGCGCCCCTTGGCCAGCACCGCGGCCATCATCACGTTCTCCGTGCCGGTGACGGTGATGAGATCGAAGTTGACCGTGGCCCCGTGCAGCCGCTCGGCCCGGGCCTCCACGTAGCCCTCGGTGAGGGTGATGTCCGCCCCCAGCGCCTTGAGCCCCTTGAGGTGCTGGTCGATGGGGCGGGCGCCAATGGCGCAGCCGCCCGGCATGGACACGCGCGCCCGGCCGTAGCGGGCCACCAGCGGGCCCAGCACCAGCACCGAGGCGCGCATCGTCTTGACCAAATCGTACGGGGCCTCGGGGGTGATGCCCGAGCCCACCGTGATTTCGCAGACGTCCTTCCGGGACTCCGTGAGCCGCTCGGCGCCGCAGCCCATGGTCCGCAGCACCTTGAGCATGGTGGCCACGTCCACCAGGTCCGGCACGTTGCGGTAGGTGCTCTGTCCATCGGCCAGCAGCGAGGAGGCGAGGATGGGGAGCGCGGCGTTCTTCGCCCCCGAGGCCTGCACTTCCCCATGCAGCGCACGGCCGCCCTTCACGACGATCTTGTCCATCAGTCCCGTGTCACCCCCGCGGCCCGGTGGCCACGGGGTGTGTCCCAAAAGCGAGGCGGTCCCGCCGCTCCAGGTCCTTCTCCACGCGCGCGTTCTCGTAGCCCGCGGCCTGGAGCAGCTCCTTCACGGCGGCCCCCTGGGTTTCCCCAATCTCCATTGCAAGCAGTCCGCCAGGCTCCAGGTGCCGGCGGGCCCCCTGGATGACGCGGCGAATCAAGTCCAGCCCGTCCCGGCCCCCGTCCAGCGCCAGGGGGGGCTCGCGGCGCACCTCCGCCGACAGGCCCGGAATCTCCCCCGAGGCGATGTAGGGCGGGTTGGAGACCACCAGGGCGAAGCGGGCGTCCGGGGGCAGCGGGGCGAAGAGGTCCCCCTGGAGGAGGGTGAGGCGGCCGGCCACCCCCAGGGCCTCGGCGTTCTCCCGGGCCAGGGCGCACGCGCCGGGGGACAGGTCCGTGGCCGTCACCGAGGCCTGGGGGCGCTCGGCGGCCAGGCTGATGGCGATGCAGCCGGAGCCCGTGCACACATCCAGGGCACGGCTGGGCGCGTCCTTGGGCAGGGCGTGCAGGGCCGCCTCCACGAGCAGCTCCGTCTCGGGGCGGGGGATGAGCACGCGCGCATCCACCTTGAAGGGGCGGTTGTAGAACTCCTTGGTGCCCGTGAGGTACTGGGTGGGCTCGCCCGCCATGCGCCGCTCGATGAGGGCGCGGTAGGCGGCCAGCTCCTCCTTGGAGAGCGGCCGGTCCAGGTCCACGTACAGGCGCACCCGGCCCATGTTCAGCAGGTGCGACAGGAGCACCTCCGCGGTGAGCCGGGGCGAGTCCACCTGGCGCTTCTCGAAGTGCTGCGCCGTCCAGGTCAGGACCTTGCGGATGGTCCAGGTCTCGCTGCTCATGGGCCTTCGGAGCGGGGCTGGCCCCCGCCGGTCTGCTGCTTGAGGGCCTCCGCCTGGTAGTGCGTCCGGCAGGCGGTGATGACGTCTTCGATGCCCCCGGCCATGACGCCCGGCAGGTTGTGCACCGTGAGGCTGATGCGGTGGTCGGTGAGCCGGTCCTGCGGGAAGTTGTAGGTGCGGATCTTCTCGCTCCGGTCGCCGGTGCCCACCTGGCCGCGGCGCATGGAGTCGCGCTCGGAGCGGATGCGCTCCTGCTCGATTTCATAGAGCTTGGTGCGCAGCATGCGCATGGCCTGGGTGCGGTTCTTCGTCTGGCTCTTCTCCTGCTGGCACTTCACCACGATGCCCGAGGGCTTGTGGATGAGGCGCACCGCGGAGTCCGTGGTGTTGACGCTCTGGCCGCCCGAGCCCGTGGAGCGCATCACCTGCATCTCGATGTCCGCGGGGTTGATCTGCACATCCACGTCCTCTGCCTCGGGCATCACCGAGACGGTGATGGTGGAGGTGTGGATGCGCCCTTGCGTCTCGGTGGCGGGCACGCGCTGCACCCGGTGTACCCCCGACTCGTACTTCATGTTGCTGAAGACCGCGGGGCCCGACAGGGTGATGGTGACGTCCTTGACGCCGCCCACGCTGCCCGGGCTCATGTCGACGATGTCCGCCTTCCAGCCCTGCCGGGCCGCGTAGCGGAGGTACATCTGCATGACTTCCTCGGCGAACAGGCCCGCCTCGTCCCCGCCCGCGCCGGCGCGGATTTCCAGGATGACATCCCTCTCGTCGTTCGGATCCTTGGGCAGCAGGAGGACCTTGAGCGCCTGCTCCAGCTCCTCGCGCTGCTGCTTCAGCCCGGGCAGGGCCTCACGGGCGTACGCCTTCTCGTCCGCATCCCCACCGTCCAGCCAGGCCTCCACCTCGCGCAGGTCGCCCAGCACCTTGCGGTAGGTGCGGAAGGTCTCGACGAGCTTCTCGAGCGCGGCGCGCTCCTTGGAGACCTTCTGGAGCTTCGCCGAGTCGGCGAGCACCTCGGGGTTGGACAGGTCGGCGGTGAGGCGCTCGAACCGGCGCTCAACCTCTTCAAGCTTGTCAATCATCGTCGTTCCCGGGGGTATTGCCCCGTTGGCAGCCCGCTGGCAAGGGTGGGCGTCGTCAAGAAAGAAATTCCTTGGAAGCGTGCCCAGGAGCGTGAAAGAAGGGCGCCCGCTGCCGCTTCACTGCGGCTCAACATCTTCACCGGAGTCCTTCCACATGCCCGCCCAAAAGGGAAATCGCTCGAAGAAGAAGCT
This sequence is a window from Stigmatella aurantiaca. Protein-coding genes within it:
- the murA gene encoding UDP-N-acetylglucosamine 1-carboxyvinyltransferase, whose product is MDKIVVKGGRALHGEVQASGAKNAALPILASSLLADGQSTYRNVPDLVDVATMLKVLRTMGCGAERLTESRKDVCEITVGSGITPEAPYDLVKTMRASVLVLGPLVARYGRARVSMPGGCAIGARPIDQHLKGLKALGADITLTEGYVEARAERLHGATVNFDLITVTGTENVMMAAVLAKGRTVLENCAREPEVEELARVLVKMGARIEGAGTSVITIDGVDRLNPVEHAILPDRIEAGTLLVAAAISGGDVLVKHAVPEHMEAVVLKLREAGCTVTTENGGVRCKAPETLRPVDVTTTEHPGFPTDMQAQLMVLLSVAQGTSVISEHIFENRFMHVAELHRMGADITIQGPTAVVKGVRKLSGAPVMATDLRASASLILAGLRAEGRTDVQRVYHLDRGYERLELKLRGLGADIQRMKA
- the prmC gene encoding peptide chain release factor N(5)-glutamine methyltransferase, with amino-acid sequence MSSETWTIRKVLTWTAQHFEKRQVDSPRLTAEVLLSHLLNMGRVRLYVDLDRPLSKEELAAYRALIERRMAGEPTQYLTGTKEFYNRPFKVDARVLIPRPETELLVEAALHALPKDAPSRALDVCTGSGCIAISLAAERPQASVTATDLSPGACALARENAEALGVAGRLTLLQGDLFAPLPPDARFALVVSNPPYIASGEIPGLSAEVRREPPLALDGGRDGLDLIRRVIQGARRHLEPGGLLAMEIGETQGAAVKELLQAAGYENARVEKDLERRDRLAFGTHPVATGPRG
- the prfA gene encoding peptide chain release factor 1: MIDKLEEVERRFERLTADLSNPEVLADSAKLQKVSKERAALEKLVETFRTYRKVLGDLREVEAWLDGGDADEKAYAREALPGLKQQREELEQALKVLLLPKDPNDERDVILEIRAGAGGDEAGLFAEEVMQMYLRYAARQGWKADIVDMSPGSVGGVKDVTITLSGPAVFSNMKYESGVHRVQRVPATETQGRIHTSTITVSVMPEAEDVDVQINPADIEMQVMRSTGSGGQSVNTTDSAVRLIHKPSGIVVKCQQEKSQTKNRTQAMRMLRTKLYEIEQERIRSERDSMRRGQVGTGDRSEKIRTYNFPQDRLTDHRISLTVHNLPGVMAGGIEDVITACRTHYQAEALKQQTGGGQPRSEGP